A genome region from Mercenaria mercenaria strain notata chromosome 11, MADL_Memer_1, whole genome shotgun sequence includes the following:
- the LOC123560760 gene encoding uncharacterized protein LOC123560760: MSTMWLFSVLAGFFMLNVLTTALPGNQECDNHCYPGASCWPGIDEELELFKNIKGDVLTAYNEEYRREVLMVNTRVTEFPFLVVMAETVDDVIYAVKYANRHNMKITIRSSGHDYIGRSTWHGSLQINLSRMKGLNFNLNSTRHQEGEVTAQSGNSWLRLYNETNKLGRVIVGGSAHTVSMGGYTLGGGHSPIGRKFGMAVDNLLEVEMVTSNGSLVYANISGTVLVDTETGTTHTTTDTDIFWAVRGGGGSTYGIVTAFTYKLHNDSKMVKVTCYSPIYNALGQDVGRPIIQAFDNLASTTLAPEWGGYEIITSSGDPKAGTEGTVLLVLNHFGEWGSPSFNTLGPFIPIAEKHCAFQNMSNFLEYEIESKDALFYRTYVYNTLLQPNSFTPEYYNFMYRMFNEPNVARLQAGVGCTGTLIGGNMKIKDPDSTAVNPNFRTGVYSMSCGMSWSDAFMDKAVVDQAIQFTKGFVKHGNGTYFNEPSAYLPNWKTAYWGGHYDRLLAIKQRWDPQNVFTCLHCVGSNDTKGHTADPHIPDIHIPSIVG; this comes from the exons ATGTCAACCATGTGGCTCTTCTCGGTCTTGGCTGGCTTCTTTATGTTAAACGTTCTTACTACGGCTCTACCAGGAAACCAGGAATGCGACAATCATTGTTACCCAGGAGCAAGCTGCTGGCCAGGTATAGATGAAGAATTAGAACTCTTCAAAAACATTAAAGGTGATGTATTAACAGCATATAACGAGGAATACCGTAGAGAGGTTCTCATGGTTAACACTCGAGTTACGGAGTTTCCGTTTCTTGTTGTAATGGCCGAAACTGTTGATGATGTCATATATGCGGTGAAGTATGCCAATAGACACAACATGAAGATCACCATCCGATCCTCCGGGCACGACTACATCGGGCGCTCTACTTGGCACGGCTCCCTACAAATCAACTTGTCGCGCATGAAAGGTCTTAACTTTAATCTGAATTCTACTCGACATCAAGAAGGGGAAGTTACTGCTCAGAGCGGAAATTCCTGGTTGCGACTGTACAATGAG acgAATAAATTAGGGCGTGTTATTGTTGGAGGTTCAGCACACACCGTATCTATGGGTGGGTATACTCTCGGCGGTGGTCACTCCCCCATCGGACGTAAATTCGGTATGGCGGTTGACAACCTACTTGAAGTTGAAATGGTTACATCTAATGGATCACTGGTCTATGCAAATATCTCTGGGACGGTTCTTGTGGACACCGAGACTGGGACAACACATACGACAACTGATACAGATATATTCTGGGCGGTCCGTGGAGGAGGCGGGTCTACATACGGAATCGTGACGGCATTTACTTATAAACTGCACAATGATTCAAAGATGGTAAAAGTTACATGCTATTCACCTATTTATAATGCTTTGGGACAAGATGTAGGGAGACCTATCATTCAAGCGTTTGACAATCTTGCCAGTACTACACTGGCACCAGAATGGGGTGGTTACGAAATAATCACTTCCTCGGGGGATCCGAAAGCTGGGACAGAAGGAACGGTTCTTCTTGTTCTTAACCACTTCGGTGAGTGGGGATCTCCATCCTTCAATACGCTTGGACCGTTCATCCCTATCGCCGAGAAGCACTGTGCATTTCAGAATATGTCTAACTTCCTAGAATATGAAATTGAGTCCAAAGATGCATTATTCTACAGAACCTACGTATACAACACTCTTCTTCAGCCGAACTCTTTCACACCCGAGTATTACAACTTCATGTACAGAATGTTCAACGAACCAAACGTTGCCAGACTTCAGGCTGGTGTAGGCTGTACTGGTACTTTGATCGGAG GAAACATGAAAATCAAAGATCCCGATTCGACAGCAGTGAACCCGAATTTCAGAACAGGTGTTTACTCCATGTCGTGCGGTATGTCTTGGTCTGACGCGTTCATGGACAAAGCCGTCGTCGATCAAGCTATACAATTCACGAAAGGGTTTGTAAAACACGGAAACGGAACCTACTTTAATGAACCATCTGCCTATTTACCGAACTGGAAGACAGCATACTGGGGCGGGCATTACGATCGACTTCTAGCCATCAAACAACGCTGGGACCCACAGAACGTGTTTACATGTCTTCATTGTGTAGGGTCCAATGACACAAAGGGACATACCGCTGATCCACACATTCCTGACATTCACATCCCTTCTATTGTTGGTTAG
- the LOC123532359 gene encoding uncharacterized protein LOC123532359, with amino-acid sequence MKVITMEIKTQIIVAVSTGLVGILLGIFMVVFAVCYRRRSLSANYGHVVNYRKQGDADDRISMHFGQRHRRNYKNHSSSSIDRISQQYERENINEIELKPKLHQAKWNKRSKRASSSDKRETFNNENDNGTKVDFRAERLDLHISRPHTWSEEYHKELTTPYSNTRRHSNVEIQMRHIPRPIVRPYKSELFEDNESTYDYIHLADHQTVDMASHRSSCKVDFY; translated from the exons ATGAAAGTGATTACCATGGAAATAAAGACACAAATAATTGTAGCTGTTTCCACAGGTCTAGTTGGAATTCTTCTTGGAATCTTTATGGTTGTATTTGCCGTATGCTACAG GCGCAGAAGTCTTAGCGCCAACTATGGACATGTCGTCAATTATCGCAAACAAGGAGACGCAGACGACAGAATTAGCATGCATTTCGGACAAAGGCATAGACGAAATTATAAAAACCACTCGTCGTCTAGCATTGACAGAATCTCCCAACAATATGAAAGGGAAAACATTAATGAAATAGAATTGAAGCctaaattacatcaggcaaaatggAATAAAAGGTCGAAGAGAGCGAGTAGTTCCGATAAACGCGAAACTTTCAATAACGAAAATGACAATGGAACTAAAGTAGATTTCAGAGCAGAGAGGCTTGACTTACACATTTCACGTCCGCATACGTGGTCCGAGGAGTACCACAAAGAACTGACAACACCATATTCTAATACAAGGCGCCATTCAAATGTTGAAATTCAAATGCGCCACATCCCAAGGCCAATCGTGCGGCCGTACAAAAGTGAACTGTTTGAAGATAATGAAAGTACATACGACTATATCCACCTAGCGGACCATCAAACAGTTGACATGGCCAGTCACAGAAGTTCATGCAAAGTTGACTTTTATTGA